One Methylosinus sp. C49 DNA segment encodes these proteins:
- a CDS encoding inositol monophosphatase family protein produces MIRSALMNVMTAAAIKAGRSLKRDFGEVENLQVSVKGPGDFVSAADRRAEKVVFEELSRARPGYGFLMEESGAVEGSDKTHTWHIDPLDGTSNFLHGIPIFAVSIGLEREGQLVAGVVYNPATDDMFVAEKGQGAYHNNRRMRVASRKSLGDSLIACGIPPLAAVDRHALFQTELTAVMAKTGNIRRMGAAALDLAGVAAGRYDAYWERGIKPWDIAAGIVLVREAGGFVSDLDGSGDMLPKGAICAGNETIHRLLLDTVRKARA; encoded by the coding sequence ATGATCCGATCCGCATTGATGAACGTCATGACTGCCGCCGCCATAAAGGCCGGGCGCAGCCTGAAGCGCGACTTCGGCGAGGTCGAGAATCTGCAGGTGTCCGTCAAAGGCCCTGGCGATTTCGTCTCCGCCGCCGACCGCCGCGCCGAAAAGGTCGTGTTCGAGGAATTGTCGCGCGCCCGTCCCGGCTATGGCTTCCTAATGGAGGAGAGCGGCGCCGTCGAAGGCAGCGACAAGACCCACACTTGGCACATCGATCCGCTCGACGGCACCTCCAACTTCCTGCACGGCATCCCGATTTTCGCAGTGTCCATCGGGCTCGAGCGGGAGGGCCAGCTGGTCGCTGGCGTCGTCTACAATCCAGCGACTGACGACATGTTCGTCGCCGAGAAGGGCCAGGGCGCCTATCATAACAACAGGCGCATGCGCGTGGCCTCGCGCAAGTCGCTCGGCGACTCGCTCATCGCCTGCGGCATACCCCCGCTCGCAGCGGTGGACCGCCACGCGCTGTTCCAGACGGAGCTGACCGCCGTCATGGCCAAGACCGGCAATATTCGCCGCATGGGCGCCGCCGCGCTCGATCTCGCCGGCGTCGCCGCCGGTCGATACGACGCCTATTGGGAGCGCGGCATCAAGCCCTGGGACATCGCCGCCGGAATCGTTCTGGTGCGAGAGGCCGGCGGCTTCGTCAGCGATCTCGACGGCAGCGGCGACATGCTGCCCAAGGGCGCGATCTGCGCCGGCAATGAGACGATCCATCGCCTCCTGCTCGACACAGTGCGCAAGGCGCGCGCGTGA
- a CDS encoding DUF1465 family protein produces the protein MMGQASDSVESIQTPVSFVEKLAGSEAFGAMFREGMALVEEAAAYLDGDGRDDAKSLPRSEALAYAAESMRLTTRLMQIASWLLLQRAVNQGEITRAQAASDKHKVRLSQQELASNPDVFAHLPQKLRDLAIHSLRLQARVMHLDQLIYGSDAGYAQNRVESPVEAQLQRLRNAFAPGL, from the coding sequence ATGATGGGGCAAGCGTCCGATTCGGTGGAAAGCATTCAGACTCCGGTCTCCTTCGTAGAGAAGCTGGCAGGGTCGGAAGCGTTCGGGGCCATGTTTCGAGAGGGCATGGCGCTGGTGGAGGAGGCGGCGGCCTATCTCGACGGCGATGGTCGGGACGACGCGAAATCGCTACCGCGATCAGAGGCTCTGGCCTATGCGGCCGAGAGCATGCGGCTGACGACGCGGCTGATGCAGATCGCGTCCTGGCTGCTGCTGCAGCGGGCGGTCAATCAGGGCGAGATCACGCGCGCGCAGGCCGCTAGCGACAAGCACAAGGTGCGGCTGTCGCAGCAGGAGCTGGCCTCAAATCCCGACGTTTTCGCGCATTTGCCGCAGAAGCTCCGCGACCTCGCCATTCACTCGCTGCGCCTGCAGGCGCGGGTGATGCATCTCGATCAGCTGATCTATGGCTCGGACGCCGGCTATGCGCAGAATAGGGTGGAGAGCCCGGTCGAGGCTCAGCTGCAGAGGCTGCGCAACGCTTTCGCGCCGGGGCTGTGA
- the rpmE gene encoding 50S ribosomal protein L31, whose amino-acid sequence MKKEIHPDYHTIRVVMTDGSEYFTRSTWGAEGDTLNLDIDPKTHPAWTGGSAQLLDRGGRLSRFNSRFGNLSFGKK is encoded by the coding sequence ATGAAGAAGGAAATCCATCCCGACTATCACACGATCCGCGTCGTGATGACCGACGGATCGGAGTATTTCACGCGCTCGACCTGGGGCGCCGAGGGCGACACGCTCAACCTCGACATCGACCCCAAGACGCATCCGGCCTGGACCGGCGGCTCCGCTCAGCTGCTCGACCGTGGCGGCCGCCTGTCGCGCTTCAACTCGCGCTTCGGCAATCTGTCCTTCGGCAAGAAGTAA
- a CDS encoding GNAT family N-acetyltransferase produces the protein MTGGLPISGPRIVARRDSDWTALTDLWVAAWRRTYADIDFEARRDWLKNHIVQLEHGGARTLLLLEGAGRTLVGFVTVDPASHWLDQLCVHPERFGSGAAEALIEAARSLSPARLRLDVNQDNKRAVAFYEREGFVRVGEGRPSLAGRPTLIMEWSSATTPQP, from the coding sequence GTGACAGGCGGTCTCCCGATATCCGGCCCGCGCATCGTCGCGCGCCGCGATTCGGACTGGACCGCGCTCACCGACCTCTGGGTCGCGGCTTGGCGGCGGACTTACGCAGACATTGATTTCGAGGCGCGCCGTGACTGGCTGAAGAATCATATCGTCCAGCTGGAGCATGGCGGCGCGCGCACGCTGCTGCTGCTCGAGGGCGCCGGACGGACGCTCGTCGGTTTCGTCACCGTAGATCCCGCTTCGCATTGGCTCGATCAGCTCTGCGTGCATCCAGAGCGCTTCGGCTCCGGCGCGGCGGAGGCGCTGATCGAGGCGGCGCGCAGCCTGTCGCCCGCGCGGCTGCGGCTCGACGTCAATCAGGACAATAAGCGCGCCGTCGCCTTCTATGAGCGCGAAGGCTTCGTGCGTGTCGGCGAAGGCCGGCCGAGCCTCGCAGGTCGGCCGACGCTGATAATGGAATGGTCGTCGGCCACAACGCCGCAGCCCTGA
- a CDS encoding DUF1036 domain-containing protein: MPGRTTLFVIISCCLCVISGARADFRLCNNTTNRVSVSLAYTDGRNWLSEGWWNLRSSACETLLRGPLAAQYYYVYAMDERGGEWKGKAFMCTRDREFRIDGREDCFARGFDRTGFFEIDTGRDAKNWTVQLTDPTPSSTQ, encoded by the coding sequence ATGCCCGGACGCACGACTCTCTTTGTGATTATTTCGTGTTGTCTTTGCGTTATATCCGGCGCGCGAGCGGATTTTCGCCTGTGCAACAACACGACGAACAGGGTGAGCGTGTCCTTGGCCTATACGGACGGACGCAATTGGCTTTCGGAGGGCTGGTGGAATTTGCGTTCCTCCGCCTGCGAGACGCTGTTGCGCGGACCGCTGGCGGCGCAGTACTACTACGTATATGCGATGGACGAGCGCGGCGGAGAGTGGAAGGGCAAGGCGTTCATGTGCACGCGCGATCGCGAGTTCCGCATCGACGGGCGCGAGGACTGCTTCGCGCGCGGCTTCGACCGCACGGGCTTTTTCGAGATAGACACGGGGCGCGACGCCAAGAACTGGACGGTGCAGCTCACAGATCCGACGCCGTCGTCGACGCAGTGA
- the pyk gene encoding pyruvate kinase, which yields MRRLRRVKIIATLGPASVEKTVVAGLSTAGADVFRINMSHTDHAGLAAYVRMIREIEAETGRAIGILVDLQGPKLRIGAFADGPVHLRKGDHFVLDADPTPGDAVRVQLPHPEILQALKIGDAILIDDGKVRLHVVETSDDMARAVVDIGGRVSNRKGVSLPDTDIPITSMTPKDRADLDAALIEGVDWVAISFVQRAEDVLEVKRVVGSRALVMAKIEKPQAIARLDEIIEHADALMVARGDLGVEVPLEKVPSLQKRITRAARRLGKPVVVATQMLESMILAPLPTRAEVSDVATAVYEGADAVMLSAESAAGQFPIEAVATMSRIAEEVETDGVYRSILNAQRNAPPNPTAADAIAVAARDVAETLDSMAICAWTASGATALRIARERPRPPILALTPNRDTARRLALVWGVHALETQDARDVEDMVDRASVNSLGEGFTAPGDRIIIVAGMPFGSPGATNMVRLALVGEKSGA from the coding sequence ATGAGAAGGTTGCGGCGCGTGAAGATCATCGCGACGCTCGGTCCCGCGAGCGTCGAGAAGACCGTCGTGGCCGGCCTGTCCACGGCCGGCGCCGATGTGTTTCGGATCAATATGAGCCACACCGATCATGCCGGGCTCGCCGCCTATGTGCGCATGATCCGCGAGATCGAGGCCGAGACCGGCCGCGCCATCGGCATATTGGTCGATCTGCAGGGGCCGAAGCTCCGCATCGGCGCCTTCGCCGATGGGCCGGTGCATCTGCGCAAGGGCGATCATTTCGTCCTCGACGCCGATCCGACGCCCGGCGACGCCGTCCGCGTGCAGCTCCCGCATCCCGAGATTCTGCAGGCGCTGAAGATCGGCGACGCCATTCTGATCGATGACGGCAAGGTGCGGCTGCATGTGGTCGAGACGTCGGACGACATGGCCCGCGCCGTCGTCGACATCGGCGGCCGCGTCTCCAATCGCAAGGGCGTCAGCCTGCCGGACACGGATATTCCGATCACCTCCATGACGCCCAAGGACCGCGCCGATCTCGACGCGGCGCTGATCGAGGGCGTCGATTGGGTGGCGATCTCCTTCGTCCAGCGCGCCGAGGACGTGCTCGAGGTCAAGCGCGTCGTCGGCTCGCGCGCGCTGGTCATGGCCAAGATCGAGAAGCCGCAGGCCATCGCCCGGCTGGACGAGATCATCGAGCACGCCGATGCGCTGATGGTGGCGCGCGGCGATCTCGGCGTCGAGGTGCCGCTCGAGAAGGTGCCGAGCCTGCAAAAGCGCATCACCCGCGCCGCGCGCCGGCTGGGCAAGCCGGTCGTCGTGGCGACGCAAATGCTGGAATCGATGATTCTGGCCCCGCTCCCCACCCGCGCCGAAGTGTCGGACGTCGCCACCGCCGTCTATGAGGGCGCGGACGCCGTCATGCTCTCCGCGGAGAGCGCCGCCGGCCAATTCCCGATCGAGGCCGTCGCCACAATGAGCCGCATCGCGGAGGAGGTGGAGACCGACGGCGTCTATCGCTCCATCCTCAACGCCCAGCGCAATGCGCCGCCCAATCCCACCGCCGCCGACGCCATCGCCGTCGCCGCGCGCGACGTCGCCGAGACGCTGGACTCCATGGCCATTTGCGCCTGGACGGCCTCTGGCGCCACGGCGCTGCGCATCGCCCGCGAGCGGCCGCGCCCGCCGATTTTGGCGCTGACGCCCAATCGCGACACGGCGCGCCGGCTGGCGCTGGTGTGGGGCGTCCATGCGCTGGAGACGCAGGATGCGCGCGACGTGGAGGATATGGTCGATCGCGCCAGCGTGAATTCGCTGGGCGAGGGCTTCACCGCGCCGGGCGACCGCATCATCATCGTCGCCGGCATGCCCTTCGGCTCGCCGGGCGCGACCAATATGGTCCGGCTCGCGCTGGTCGGCGAGAAGAGCGGCGCCTAG
- a CDS encoding response regulator: MTDKIAAKILLAEDDTDMRRFLVRALQTAGFAVTSFDNGLSAYDQLRVEPFELLLTDIVMPEMDGIELARRATELDPDIKVMFITGFAAVALNPDNQAPRQAKILSKPFHLKDLVNEVQRLLAA; encoded by the coding sequence ATGACCGACAAGATTGCCGCGAAAATCCTGCTGGCGGAGGATGATACGGACATGCGCCGCTTTCTGGTGCGCGCGCTGCAGACGGCAGGATTTGCCGTCACCTCCTTCGACAACGGGCTCTCCGCCTATGACCAGCTCCGTGTCGAGCCTTTCGAGCTGCTGCTCACCGATATCGTGATGCCGGAAATGGACGGCATAGAGCTGGCGCGCCGCGCGACGGAGCTCGATCCCGACATAAAGGTGATGTTCATCACGGGCTTTGCGGCGGTCGCCCTCAATCCCGACAATCAGGCCCCGCGGCAGGCGAAAATCCTCTCCAAGCCCTTCCACCTCAAGGACCTCGTCAATGAGGTGCAGCGTCTGCTCGCCGCCTGA